CGGGTTGCCCCACGAGCCCTTCGAGCACGTGCTGGAGGAGTACCGGCGCCAGCGCGGCATCCAGAACGACGCGGCCCTGCCCGCCGAGGACCTGAAGGCCATCACCCAGGCCTTCCAGCGCATCGTGCGCGAGAAGTCCGGCCGCGACTTCCCGAAGGAGCCCCTCGAGCAGCTCCGGCTGGCCACCGAGGCGGTCTTCCGCAGTTGGAATGGCAAGCGCGCGGTGGACTACCGCAACGCGGCCGGCATCGCGCATGACCTGGGCACGGCCGTCAACATCGTCACCATGGTGTTCGGCAACCGGGGCGAGGACTCGGGCACGGGCGTGGTGACGACGCGCAACGTGTCCACGGGCGAGCGGGAGATGGAGGGCGACTACCTGGCCAACGCCCAGGGAGAGGACGTGGTGTCGGGGACGCGCCCCACCCTGCGCATCGCCGCCCTGAAGGAGCAGCACCCGAAGCTCCACGCCCAGCTCGAGCGCATCTGCCAGAAGCTGGAGCGGCACTTCCGGGACGTGCAGGACGTCGAGTTCACCATCGAGCGGGGCAAGCTGTGGATGCTGCAGACGCGGGACGCCAAGAGGACGGCGCAGGCCGCGGTGCGCATCGCGGTGGAGCTGGTCCGGGAGCGGCGCATCACCCGGAAGGAGGCGGTCCTGCGGGTGAAGCCGGAGCAGGTGGACTTCTTCCTGCACCCGCGCTTCTCGTCCGCCGAGGTGAAGGCGGCCCGGGAGCGGGGGGATCTGCTCGCCACGGGGCTGAACGTCTCGCCCGGCGCCGCCAGCGGCGTGGTGGCCCTCGACGCCGACACCGCCGAGCGCTGGAGCAAGGAGGAGAAGAAGGCCGTCATCATGGTGCGGCCGGAGACGAAGCCGGACGACGTGCACGGCATGCTGGCGGCCCGGGGCATCCTCACCAGCCGGGGCGGGCGGACCAGCCACGCGGCGCTGGTGGCGCGGCAGTTCGGCAAGCCCGCGGTGGTGGGCGTCTCGGAGATGGAGGTGGACTGCGAGAAACGGCAGCTCACGGTGGCCGGGCGCGTGCTGCGCGAGGGGGACACCGTCTCCATCGACGGCACCACGGGCGAGGTCTTCGCGGGCCGGCTGGAGACGGTCATCCCGGACCTGTCGGACCCGCACCTGCTCGAGCTGCTGAAGTGGGCCGACGAGTTCCGCGAGCTGGGCGTGTACGCGAACGCGGACTACCCGCGCGACGCGAAGCTGGCGCGGGAGCTGGGCGCGGAGGGCATCGGGCTGTGCCGCACCGAGCACATGTTCTTCGAGACGGAGCGCCTGCCACGCGTGCAGCAGATGATCCTCGCCCGCACGGACGAGGAGCGCGCCGAGACCCTGGCGTGGCTGCTGCCCTTCCAGCGGGAGGACTTCCTCGGCCTGTTCCGGGCGATGGACGGCCTGCCCGTCACCATCCGGCTCATCGACCCGCCCCTGCACGAGTTCCTCCCCAACCATGACGAGCTGCTGCACGACGTCACGGAGCTGGAGACACGGCTGGAGTTGTTGAAGGACAAGCCCGAGGCGGCGGGACTGGAGGCCAGGCTCGTCCAGAAGCGCCGCCTGCTGGAGGCGGTGGAGTCGATGCGCGAGACCAACCCCATGCTGGGGCTGCGCGGGGTGCGGCTGGGCATCCACCTGCCGGCGCTCGTGCGCATGCAGGTGCGGGCCATCTTCGAGGCGGCCTGCCAGTGCACCCGGGAGGGCGTGCGCGTCTTCCCGAAGGTGATGATTCCGCTCATCGCGCACAGCAACGAGCTGCGGGTGGAGAAGGAGCTGCTCGAGGCCGAGGCCCGCGACGTGATGAAGGAGCAGGGCCTGGAGGTGGCGTACCAGTTCGGGACGATGATCGAGATCCCCCGGGCGGCGCTCACCGCGGACCAGATCGCCCAGGAAGCGGAGTTCTTCTCCTTCGGGACGAACGACCTCACGCAGACGACGTACGGCATCTCGCGCGACGACGCGGAGACGGGCTTCCTGAGCGAGTACCTCCAGAAGCGCATCCTCCCGGAGAACCCCTTCGCCACCTTGGACCAGCGGGGCGTGGGCGCGCTCATGGAGATGGGGGTGAAGCTCGGCCGGAAGACGCGGCCGAAGCTGGACGTGGGCATCTGCGGCGAGCACGGAGGGGACCCGAAGACGATCGCCTTCTGCCACCGCATCGGGCTCGACTACGTGTCCTGCTCGCCGTACCGCGTGCCCATCGCGCGGCTGGCCGCGGCCCACGCGGCGCTCACGTCCTGAGCCCTCCCCTCCCGGGCGCGCTCCGCGCGAACTGGTCCGACTGTCAGACCAGTTCGTGCAAACCGCGCCCGGCGGGTCCCCCTCTTCGCGAGGACGGCTGGCAACACCGGGCCTGAAATACGCGATAATGGGAGGACGCCTGTGAAATCCGGGCGGCGGCTCGACAGGGGAGGACGTGACGCCATGGCGATCAATGGAACGAACCGGAAGTCCGAGGGCATCCAGCATCGGCAGCCCGCGGAGGCGAAGCCCGAGGCGAAGTCCGAGGTGAAGACCCAGGACAGCACCCGGAACCAGGTCACCCCGGCACGAACGGAGACGCGGACCCCCCCACTCCACCAGGCGGACGCCTACGAGCCCACGACACGGGCCCAGCCCCAGGCCCTGTCCGCCCCGCGCACGGGTGCCCCCCAGCAGGTGGATCCGAACGGCCGGGCGGAGGAGGCACGCAACGGCACGGAGGCCGCCGCGCGCCTGCTCGAGCAGAACAACTACCCCACCGCGGAGTGGGAGAGCATCCGGGGGAGCGACTTCCTCCGGACGGTGGAGCAGCACAAGAACGACCCCGCCTTCCTCGCGGACATGTACAAGGCACTCGGTCCGGCCAACACGGCCCGGATGCTGGAGAACGCGGGACGGGCCGCGGAGACGCGGGCGGACCTCGACGTGGCGGCTCGCAGCCTGGGGACCGCCTTCTCCTCGGGCCAGTTCTCCGTGGCCGAGCAGCGGATGTTCGGCGAGCAGGCGGCGCGAGACGTGAACACCGCGCTCACCGTCTCGCAGGTGCTGGGCTCCTCCGCCTCCGCGCCCGGCGCGGACGAGATGCGGCGCGGCTTCCTGGACGCCACCATGACGCCAGGCAAGGCCCTGGGCACCGGCCGTGACGCGGGCCTGTGGGCGCGCGCGGCCGGAGAGGCGATCGCCGGAGACAAGAGCGGGCGCTACCTGCATGAGTACGTGGGCCGCATGACGGAGGGCGAGCGCACGCGCTTCTTCGAGAATGGCATCAACCAGGGTCCGGCCTGGGGGCCGCGCTCCAGCGACATGCCCTTCAACGGCCTGGAGGACGTGATGCGCCAGGCCAGCGCCAAGGGCCTGCTGCCGGCGCGCATCGAGTCGCTTCGCGTGCCCAACGACGCCGAGCTGATCGACCGGCTCAACACCCTCCGGAGCGAGAAACTCACCCCGGAACAGGAAGCCCACATCCGAAACCTGTCGTCCCCGGAGGAGCGGCGGATGTTCCTCGCCACCGTGAAGCAGCTCGAGGCCGTGAAGGCGGGCTCACTCAGCCCCTCGCAGTACATGACGAACGTCATGCAGTCCGCGGCGGACATCGCCGGCAACGACGGGAAGAAGTTCGCCCACCTGGTGCACTTCGCCTTCAACGAGCCGGAGAACGCGGGCTACCACGAGACCGCCCGCAAGGCGCTCGGCGGAGGCAACATCCCGGCGGGTTCGCTCCTGGAGACGACCTTCAAGGAGCTGGACGGCGACCTCAACAACGCGGCTGGTGGGTTCAACCCGAACATCACCGACACCGCCTCGAGCAGCACCGTCACCCACCACTTCGCGGAGTTCCTGGCCGTCGGCAGCTCGACCCAGGGCATTCCCGCGGTGGGCAACGCGGCCGTCGAGCACATCGACGACAAGACCACCAACCCGGGTGACGTGCGCAGCGGCTACTTCGGAGTGATGCTCGGCAACGCGCTGAAGGACGGGAAGGTCACCCCCCAGCAGGCGGTGGATCTGTACCGCTGGGCGTACACGAGCCAGCCGTCCACGATGAAGCCGCCGCCCTGGGGCACCCAGGAGACGGGCGCGTATCTGGATCCGAGCAAGGACTACGACATCAACGCCTGGATGCGGATGTACGAGGCGGCGAAGTAATAATGCCACCTCATGGCCTCGAACTCCGCCCGCTCCGCCCCGCGCCTGAAGTGGCTGCTCGCGCCGCTGGTGCTGCTCACGCTCACCGGCTGCTTCGACCTGCTCCAGGAGATCTGGATCCTCCCCGACGGCTCGGCGCGCGCGGTGTTCGACGTGTCCCTGCCGAAGTCGCTCCTCGACCTCGCGCGGGCCAAGGGGACGGATCCGCTCGAGCAGCTGCGCGCGGAGGTGCAGGCCACCGAGGCCGAGCTGAAGAAGGACCCGGATGTGACGAAGTTCGAGTTCCGGGAGTACGAGCAGGCCGGGCAGCAGCACTTCGTGTATGACCTGACGGTGAAGGACGCCACCCGGCTGGGCGAGCTGCAGAAGCGGGCGATGGAGCACAGCGCCTCGGCGAAGCAGGGGAATGCGAACATCGCCTTCCGCATCGAGCGCCGTGGCTTCGGGGAGTACGTCTTCGTCCAGCGGCTCGGCGAGGACCAGGGCCAGTCCGGTACACCGGACAGCGCGAGGAAGCCCTCGAGGGACCCGGGCGAGGAGCTGGGAAAGTCACTGGCCCAGGCGCTGCTGGGCAACCACTTCCTCACCGTGCGTGTGCACGGGCCCCTCATCACCGAGACGAACGGCACGCTCGGCGAGAAGAAGGACACCGTGGAGTGGAAGTACGCCCTGGTGGACCTGGCGGACGAGCAGGCGAAGGGAACGGAGCTGCGCGCGGTGGTGCAGGCCGGACCTCCGCTGTGGCTGTGGCCGGTGGTGCTCGGGGTGCCGCTGCTGGTGCTGGGATTGGCCATGATGGCCGCGGCCCGGCGGAAGCGGGCCCGGCACGGGGTGTAGACGAGGGCTCAGCGGGAGAAGCCCACCGCGTCGATGGTGAAACGGGAGGGGCACTTGCTGCGGAAGTCCGGCGGGGCCCTCCTGACCATCTCGCCCAGGCTGGCGCCCGGCTCGATCTGGGCCGGCAGGGAGATGAGGACATCGGTCAATTTCCCTCCGGAGCAGCTCAATTGCAGCCGATCGCGAGCCTCGGGGCCCAGGCCGTTGTCCACCTGCTGCAGGAAGTCTTCCATCGAGACCTGCTTGCCCATGTTCGCGGCCATGTACTTGCTGATGCCCGCGCCGTTGAACTGGCGGACGAGATCCATGGCCACCTCGTAATACTGGTCCATGTCCCAGTCCACCTGGCAGGTGCCATGCTTGAACCACTCGTGGCGCTCCAGGCAGGAAGCGGTGCCGGGCATCACCTGGCTCAACTGTTTGGCGACCTCTGGATTCAGCCCGAGGTCGGGGTAGTCGCAGAACTCGCGCGGCTTCCGCCTGTGCTCACAGTTGCCATAGTTGATGCCGCACGACTCCCGGTTGGGCCAGAGGCCGTGCAGGGTGAAGTTGCCCGCGGACTGGAAGGTGGCGGGGAAGTTGACGGCGCACTCCTTCTTGCTGCGGTGGCTCTCGCAGAAGGCCGGCTGCCAGCTGAGAGCCAGCTTGAAGCTGTCCTGCAGTCCGGCGGTGCTGCAGAGGGAAGGGTCGTCCGGATCAATGGGGGTCTCGGGCTCCGGCTGACCGTCGTCCACGGGCGTCGCCGCGCTCACCGACTGCCTTCCGCAGTTGGCCTCCACCCACCGCTCCGGGGGATTGGCATCCTCCACACGCACCCGGATCCAATCGGGCTGATTGGGACGGTTCACCTCCAGGATGACATAGGCATCGCCGGGCTCGAGGTGCGCCTTGTCCGGGTTGCTCTTCTTCTTCTTCGAGACGAAGGCCTCGCAATCCCTCTCCGCATGCAGGGTGCCGCTGGTGGGAACACTCGCCCAGGCGGCAGGCCCGAGACAGAAGAGCACGCTGGCCATCACGAGTGCGGAGGTAGACCGATTGTGCGGTTCCATGGTCATCGCTTCTCCGTTGCTGTGGGAGGCGAGCAAGGTATGCCTTTCCCACCTTCACTTCGCGGAGCGACGATGCCGCGAGTCTCACGCCGCACAATCCTAGAGTCGAAGTCCGCGCGGAACCACGAGCCGTGAAACAAACTCGAACAAGCCATTGACCAGCAGGGCGAGCCCCGCCGCCGGCACCGCGCCCTGGAGGATGAGATGAATGTCATCCAATCGAATGCCGGTGAGGATGGGCTGCCCGTACCCCCCGGCGCCGATGAGGGCCCCCAGTGTCGCGGTGCCCACGTTGATGACGGCGGACGTCTGGATGCCCGCGAGGATGGAGGGCGCGGCCATGGGCAGCTCCACCAGGCGCAGCCGCGCGCCGGATGGCAGGCCGAGCGCCTCGGCGGACTCGCGCACCTCGGGTGGAATGCCGGAGAGCCCCGCCGCGGTGTTCCGGATGATGGGCAGCAGGCTGTAGAGGAACAGCGCCACGATGGCTGGCCGCGAGCCGATGCCCAGCAGCGGAATCATGAACACGAGCAGCGCCAACGACGGCACCGTCTGGATGATGCCGGCCAGCGCGAGCACGCCCTGCCCCAGCCTCGGCCGCCTCGCCACCAGCACGCCCAGGGGCACCGCCACCACGATCGCCGCGAGCAGGGACAGGCCCACGAGGAACAGGTGCTCGCGCGTATGCCGCCACAGGCTCGCGCTCCACCCCTCCCCTCGCACCGTCACCACCAGCCCCAGCTCGCGCTCCAGGAACGTGGCGGCCACCTGCCGCTCGGGGACGCGCTGGAGCTTCGCCCGCGCGTTCAGCTCCACCATCTCCCGCTCGGAGATGCGGCCCTCCAACCGCCCGAACGCGGCCACCACCTCGGGGGCGCGCCCCGCCAGGTCGGCGCGGAAGACGAGCACGGCGTCGTACGCGGGGAAGTGCTTCAGGTCATCCTCCAGGACGCGCAGGCCGTAGTACTGGATCTCCGCGTCGGTGGAGTACAGGTCCGTCACCTGGATGGCGCCGCTCT
This is a stretch of genomic DNA from Archangium violaceum. It encodes these proteins:
- a CDS encoding glycine betaine ABC transporter substrate-binding protein; translated protein: MRALAASLFLVLVACSGASSEEPPVRVGSKKFTESVILGDMVTQLARSTGARAEHRRELGGTQVLWQALRRGEIDVYPEYTGTLRQEIFAGRPLPDDEALRQALAAEGLRMSAPLGFNDTYALGMKEAEAERLGIRTLSDLREHPELRFGFSNEFMDRGDGWPSLRSRYALPQRDVRGLDHDLAYRGLESGAIQVTDLYSTDAEIQYYGLRVLEDDLKHFPAYDAVLVFRADLAGRAPEVVAAFGRLEGRISEREMVELNARAKLQRVPERQVAATFLERELGLVVTVRGEGWSASLWRHTREHLFLVGLSLLAAIVVAVPLGVLVARRPRLGQGVLALAGIIQTVPSLALLVFMIPLLGIGSRPAIVALFLYSLLPIIRNTAAGLSGIPPEVRESAEALGLPSGARLRLVELPMAAPSILAGIQTSAVINVGTATLGALIGAGGYGQPILTGIRLDDIHLILQGAVPAAGLALLVNGLFEFVSRLVVPRGLRL
- the ppdK gene encoding pyruvate, phosphate dikinase; this encodes MYLFDEGRGDMKDLLGGKGANLAEMTRIGLPVPPGFIVTTRACNAFQAEGNQFPEGLWEQELAALRTLEKRMGRTLGDPGNALLVSCRSGAKFSMPGMMDTLLNIGLNDEVAEGLVAETGDARFVYDAYRRLVQMFGTVVLGLPHEPFEHVLEEYRRQRGIQNDAALPAEDLKAITQAFQRIVREKSGRDFPKEPLEQLRLATEAVFRSWNGKRAVDYRNAAGIAHDLGTAVNIVTMVFGNRGEDSGTGVVTTRNVSTGEREMEGDYLANAQGEDVVSGTRPTLRIAALKEQHPKLHAQLERICQKLERHFRDVQDVEFTIERGKLWMLQTRDAKRTAQAAVRIAVELVRERRITRKEAVLRVKPEQVDFFLHPRFSSAEVKAARERGDLLATGLNVSPGAASGVVALDADTAERWSKEEKKAVIMVRPETKPDDVHGMLAARGILTSRGGRTSHAALVARQFGKPAVVGVSEMEVDCEKRQLTVAGRVLREGDTVSIDGTTGEVFAGRLETVIPDLSDPHLLELLKWADEFRELGVYANADYPRDAKLARELGAEGIGLCRTEHMFFETERLPRVQQMILARTDEERAETLAWLLPFQREDFLGLFRAMDGLPVTIRLIDPPLHEFLPNHDELLHDVTELETRLELLKDKPEAAGLEARLVQKRRLLEAVESMRETNPMLGLRGVRLGIHLPALVRMQVRAIFEAACQCTREGVRVFPKVMIPLIAHSNELRVEKELLEAEARDVMKEQGLEVAYQFGTMIEIPRAALTADQIAQEAEFFSFGTNDLTQTTYGISRDDAETGFLSEYLQKRILPENPFATLDQRGVGALMEMGVKLGRKTRPKLDVGICGEHGGDPKTIAFCHRIGLDYVSCSPYRVPIARLAAAHAALTS
- a CDS encoding ribonuclease T2 family protein; amino-acid sequence: MEPHNRSTSALVMASVLFCLGPAAWASVPTSGTLHAERDCEAFVSKKKKSNPDKAHLEPGDAYVILEVNRPNQPDWIRVRVEDANPPERWVEANCGRQSVSAATPVDDGQPEPETPIDPDDPSLCSTAGLQDSFKLALSWQPAFCESHRSKKECAVNFPATFQSAGNFTLHGLWPNRESCGINYGNCEHRRKPREFCDYPDLGLNPEVAKQLSQVMPGTASCLERHEWFKHGTCQVDWDMDQYYEVAMDLVRQFNGAGISKYMAANMGKQVSMEDFLQQVDNGLGPEARDRLQLSCSGGKLTDVLISLPAQIEPGASLGEMVRRAPPDFRSKCPSRFTIDAVGFSR